A genome region from Natronosalvus rutilus includes the following:
- the mce gene encoding methylmalonyl-CoA epimerase — protein MRFDHAGIATEDAQALADLYVDLFDVKIVHEETFDGMTVVFLAFENGYFELLEPQEEGTIATYLERNGAGIHHLAVETDDAAAALERARDLGIECIDDEPRPGAWGHNVAFLHPRDTGGILLEFVEH, from the coding sequence ATGCGCTTCGACCATGCGGGAATCGCGACCGAGGACGCCCAGGCGCTGGCCGACCTGTACGTCGACCTCTTCGACGTCAAGATCGTCCACGAGGAGACGTTCGATGGGATGACCGTCGTCTTCCTGGCGTTCGAGAACGGCTACTTCGAGCTGCTCGAGCCCCAGGAGGAGGGCACCATCGCGACCTACCTCGAGCGAAACGGGGCCGGCATCCACCACCTCGCGGTCGAGACCGACGACGCGGCGGCGGCCCTCGAACGCGCCCGGGACCTCGGCATCGAGTGTATCGACGACGAACCGCGGCCCGGCGCCTGGGGCCACAACGTGGCGTTCCTGCATCCCCGGGATACGGGTGGGATCTTGCTCGAGTTCGTCGAGCACTGA
- a CDS encoding HAD family hydrolase, whose product MERYDLVYRLYDEFDTKTLREYQEFVDVFPPIDSRVALEHWQDASEELESRKDEIRSSFAAGETLAEVAARTTRDQAFTALDLEARYGRAVNVLVLDVDETLRSAGGTDNEIPRDTLHVLTEFHEAGIPIVICTGQTLENVKGFAIQGLGSEIVHSGNLSIVYETGNGVFTPGHGADTKQLLYEDLDAEIRDVFDDVRARVLPDAPEDLRRGCHLQGNEFNVTMKPNYETGSSRAREIIDDALVYMIDLLGGAVAEAVDWSGDDTTEAGDDGATKPAGYARAFYATEDPEIRGVLEQCGAYLDVDRSSVPNALADVFERIDVAYYEADAAEIGSLELDKVAGVERALSVLDVEDPFALVMGDSKSDLRVMEWVARNDAGIAAAPEHASEDVLEHVLGSDELVFDRGKSVDVLRTVYALNRFARLER is encoded by the coding sequence ATGGAACGCTACGACCTCGTCTACCGACTCTACGACGAGTTCGACACGAAGACGCTCCGGGAGTACCAGGAGTTCGTCGACGTCTTCCCGCCGATAGACTCCCGGGTGGCCCTCGAGCACTGGCAGGACGCGAGCGAGGAACTTGAGTCCCGAAAGGACGAGATTCGCTCGTCGTTCGCCGCCGGCGAGACGCTTGCCGAAGTCGCCGCGCGAACCACGCGCGACCAGGCGTTCACGGCGCTCGATCTCGAGGCCAGGTACGGCCGGGCGGTGAACGTCCTCGTGCTCGACGTCGACGAGACGCTTCGCTCCGCGGGCGGCACGGACAACGAGATTCCGCGCGATACCCTCCACGTGCTCACGGAGTTTCACGAGGCGGGGATCCCGATCGTCATCTGCACTGGCCAGACCCTCGAGAACGTCAAGGGGTTCGCCATCCAGGGACTGGGCAGCGAGATCGTCCATTCGGGAAACCTCTCGATCGTCTACGAGACGGGCAACGGCGTCTTCACGCCGGGCCACGGCGCCGACACGAAACAACTGCTCTACGAGGACCTCGACGCGGAGATTCGCGACGTCTTCGACGACGTCCGAGCGCGCGTCCTCCCCGACGCCCCCGAGGACCTCCGCCGGGGCTGTCACCTGCAGGGCAACGAGTTCAACGTCACGATGAAACCGAACTACGAGACCGGGTCAAGTCGGGCCCGCGAGATCATCGACGACGCGCTCGTGTACATGATCGACCTACTGGGTGGTGCCGTCGCCGAAGCAGTGGACTGGAGCGGGGACGACACGACCGAAGCGGGCGACGACGGCGCCACCAAGCCAGCCGGCTACGCACGCGCGTTCTACGCCACCGAGGACCCCGAGATCAGGGGCGTCCTCGAGCAGTGCGGCGCGTACCTCGACGTCGACCGCTCGAGTGTGCCCAACGCGCTCGCGGACGTCTTCGAGCGCATCGACGTCGCCTACTATGAAGCCGACGCGGCGGAAATCGGTAGTCTCGAACTCGACAAGGTTGCCGGCGTCGAGCGCGCGCTCTCGGTCCTGGACGTCGAGGATCCGTTCGCGCTCGTCATGGGCGACTCGAAGAGCGACCTGCGCGTGATGGAGTGGGTTGCGAGAAACGACGCTGGCATCGCTGCCGCGCCGGAGCACGCCTCGGAGGACGTCCTCGAGCACGTCCTCGGCTCGGACGAACTCGTCTTCGACCGCGGCAAGAGCGTCGACGTCCTGCGGACGGTGTACGCGCTCAACCGGTTCGCCCGCCTCGAACGCTGA
- a CDS encoding glucose 1-dehydrogenase, whose product MKTIAVEPGSGEPAILEKPSPVPADGEALVRTLRVGVDGTDHEVIAGEHGGVPEGEDHLVLGHEAVGVVEDANGTALEEGQIVVPTVRRPPNGSNRYFESGYPDMAPEGEYHERGIVGAHGFMAEYFTSPAEYLVPIPAELAPLGFLVEPITISEKAIEHAVASRSAFDWQPESAMVLGNGSLGLLTVAMLAKTLEFDRTYCLGRRDRPDPTIDIVESLGATYVDSRETPVSEVPEAYEGMDFIYEATGYAPHAFETIEALAPNGVGALLGVPSSWTFEIDGGALHEEFVLHNKALVGSVNANRGHFEAAIDTLTQLPSSFLNDLVTGIYDVEAFEAAFVDDDTTIKTAVEFDRI is encoded by the coding sequence ATGAAAACGATCGCAGTCGAGCCGGGCTCGGGCGAGCCGGCGATTCTCGAGAAGCCGTCTCCCGTCCCGGCTGACGGCGAAGCCCTCGTTCGAACTCTTCGCGTCGGCGTGGACGGGACCGACCACGAGGTCATCGCGGGCGAACACGGCGGCGTCCCCGAGGGCGAGGACCACCTCGTACTGGGCCACGAGGCCGTCGGCGTCGTCGAGGACGCCAACGGGACCGCCCTCGAGGAGGGACAGATCGTCGTCCCGACGGTTCGACGGCCACCGAACGGGTCGAATCGCTACTTTGAGTCGGGCTATCCCGACATGGCACCCGAAGGCGAGTACCACGAACGCGGCATCGTCGGCGCCCACGGGTTCATGGCGGAGTACTTCACTAGCCCCGCCGAGTACCTGGTTCCGATCCCGGCGGAACTCGCGCCGCTGGGGTTCCTCGTCGAACCGATCACTATCTCCGAGAAGGCCATCGAACACGCCGTCGCCAGTCGGTCGGCGTTCGACTGGCAGCCCGAATCCGCGATGGTCCTCGGCAACGGCTCGCTCGGCCTCCTGACCGTCGCCATGCTCGCGAAAACCCTCGAGTTCGATCGCACGTACTGCCTCGGCCGGCGTGATCGGCCGGACCCGACGATCGACATCGTCGAGTCCCTCGGCGCGACGTACGTGGACTCGCGGGAGACGCCGGTGTCCGAGGTGCCTGAGGCCTACGAGGGGATGGACTTCATCTACGAGGCGACCGGCTACGCCCCCCACGCGTTCGAGACGATCGAGGCACTCGCGCCCAACGGCGTCGGCGCCCTGCTCGGTGTCCCCTCGAGTTGGACGTTCGAGATCGACGGCGGTGCGCTCCACGAGGAGTTCGTACTCCACAACAAGGCATTGGTCGGGAGCGTCAACGCCAACCGCGGCCACTTCGAGGCCGCCATCGACACGCTCACGCAGCTGCCGTCGTCATTCCTGAACGACCTCGTGACCGGGATTTACGACGTCGAAGCCTTCGAGGCGGCATTCGTCGACGACGACACGACTATAAAAACGGCGGTCGAATTCGATCGTATATGA
- the gfcR gene encoding transcriptional regulator GfcR: MKNVDDLIESAADLAERGLSKGEIADELNVSRETASWLVERSGTAPQPSAPETADTAGSADIHVDWSAIGRDSKRMGYVASAMADLLAKHGEDVDLTIGIEKAGGPIAALVAHKLETDLGTYTPAKHQWEEGDIDELGGTFSRNFATIRGRECYVVDDTVTSGTTMRETIEAIRKEGGEPLACVVLADKQGVDELDGVPVYSLLQVISVGKEADDYQS, from the coding sequence ATGAAGAACGTCGACGACCTGATCGAGAGTGCGGCCGACCTCGCCGAGCGCGGCCTCTCGAAGGGCGAGATCGCAGACGAGTTGAACGTCTCCCGGGAGACGGCGAGCTGGCTGGTCGAACGCAGCGGCACCGCACCACAGCCGTCGGCCCCCGAGACGGCCGATACCGCCGGATCGGCGGACATCCACGTCGACTGGTCGGCCATCGGCCGGGACTCGAAGCGGATGGGCTACGTCGCCAGCGCCATGGCCGACCTGCTCGCGAAACACGGTGAAGACGTCGATCTGACCATCGGAATCGAGAAGGCGGGCGGCCCCATCGCCGCGCTGGTCGCGCACAAACTTGAGACCGACCTGGGGACGTACACGCCGGCGAAACACCAGTGGGAGGAGGGCGACATCGACGAACTCGGCGGGACCTTCTCCCGAAACTTCGCGACGATCAGGGGCCGGGAGTGTTACGTCGTCGACGACACGGTCACCAGTGGAACGACCATGCGCGAGACCATCGAAGCGATTCGAAAGGAAGGCGGCGAACCGCTCGCGTGCGTCGTCCTCGCGGACAAGCAGGGGGTCGACGAACTCGACGGAGTCCCCGTCTACTCCCTGTTGCAGGTCATCAGCGTCGGGAAAGAGGCGGACGACTACCAGTCCTAG
- a CDS encoding glutaredoxin family protein, with the protein MTFQPESSLEQAEVDEIVETTLDENEIVLFMKGNELMPQCGYSQRALELIGKHRSDIETVDVLESLPEFREALSDHSGWETIPQIYVDGEFVGGSDVLAELDERGELETTLQAST; encoded by the coding sequence ATGACGTTTCAACCAGAAAGCAGCCTCGAGCAAGCGGAGGTCGACGAAATCGTCGAAACCACCCTCGACGAGAACGAAATCGTCCTCTTCATGAAGGGCAACGAGCTCATGCCCCAGTGTGGGTACTCCCAGCGCGCTCTCGAGCTGATCGGCAAGCACCGAAGCGATATCGAGACGGTGGACGTGCTCGAGTCCCTGCCCGAGTTCCGGGAGGCGCTCTCGGACCACAGTGGCTGGGAGACGATCCCCCAGATCTACGTCGACGGCGAGTTTGTCGGCGGGTCGGACGTCCTGGCCGAACTCGACGAGCGCGGCGAACTCGAGACGACGCTCCAGGCGAGTACCTGA
- a CDS encoding DUF7110 family protein, producing the protein MSTEESRHVYRLHSTLELPLEDLEEHLETATYPDGVTDVELTRRNNTLILKAVSNDDTVSKYTPTAQLKASVTENRVYEEDPEERRQNSFRWDEDEEEEIESELVEFAAFKGDRETVLQNSLLQYEMFQVLCDIALQTEKGTLTAISERDGDLEATRIVDGEARPADVEVVEGPRERKSASSGVNWRDNKFISD; encoded by the coding sequence ATGTCAACAGAGGAATCCAGACACGTGTATCGGCTGCACTCCACGCTCGAACTCCCGCTCGAGGACCTCGAAGAGCACCTCGAGACGGCGACCTACCCCGATGGCGTCACCGACGTCGAGCTCACCCGCCGAAACAACACCCTCATTCTCAAAGCCGTCTCCAACGACGACACAGTCAGCAAGTACACACCGACGGCCCAGTTGAAAGCCAGCGTCACGGAGAACCGCGTCTACGAGGAGGATCCGGAGGAACGCCGGCAGAATTCGTTCCGCTGGGACGAAGATGAGGAAGAGGAAATCGAGTCGGAACTCGTCGAGTTCGCGGCGTTCAAGGGCGACCGCGAGACGGTACTCCAGAACTCGCTTCTCCAGTACGAGATGTTCCAGGTGCTTTGTGACATCGCCCTCCAGACCGAGAAGGGGACGCTGACGGCGATTTCCGAGCGCGACGGCGACCTTGAGGCGACCCGGATCGTCGACGGCGAGGCCAGACCCGCCGACGTCGAGGTCGTCGAGGGGCCGCGCGAGCGCAAGTCGGCCTCGAGTGGGGTCAACTGGCGGGACAATAAGTTCATCAGCGATTGA
- a CDS encoding sugar-transfer associated ATP-grasp domain-containing protein, translated as MYDFSRQERLRLYRRRFLSKSGMLYDFDTYDPSLYLDDYQRYIRTGRINDHWGALIDNKLAFHEILGEFASHRSTVHGLLKNGWFHAFDLSDTAVVASDGGIELEHPTDSDASRPTRDPIDWFDETLSDGDQLVLKWFSGGGGNNVHFLERTDGSYLYDGERVTDAELAQTVADLEDYLVCEFVEQDEYAAELYPATANTIRVLTMYDERAQEAFVPIAVQRIGTSDSAPVDNFSSGGLCAEVDRETGTLGAGAQYYNRDSVVWHDTHPETGARIEGTKIPGWDEIHARLLEIANELSYMPYVGWDIVVTGDGEFKIIEGNSQTGVAALQVHRPLLADERARRFYRRHGVV; from the coding sequence ATGTACGACTTCTCACGGCAAGAGCGCCTCCGGCTCTACCGACGGCGATTTCTGAGTAAGTCGGGTATGCTCTACGACTTTGACACCTACGACCCGTCGCTGTATCTCGACGATTATCAGCGGTACATCCGAACGGGTCGAATCAACGACCACTGGGGTGCACTCATCGACAATAAACTCGCCTTTCACGAGATCCTCGGCGAGTTTGCGTCCCATCGGTCGACGGTACACGGACTGCTCAAGAATGGCTGGTTCCACGCGTTCGATTTGAGTGATACCGCTGTCGTCGCAAGCGACGGTGGCATCGAACTCGAGCATCCGACCGATTCCGACGCGTCGCGTCCGACCAGGGATCCAATCGACTGGTTCGACGAGACCCTTTCGGACGGAGACCAACTCGTTTTGAAGTGGTTCAGCGGCGGCGGCGGAAACAACGTCCACTTCCTCGAGCGCACGGACGGGTCGTATCTGTACGACGGCGAGCGGGTGACCGATGCCGAGCTTGCCCAGACGGTCGCGGACCTCGAGGACTATCTCGTCTGCGAGTTCGTCGAGCAGGACGAGTACGCCGCCGAGCTGTACCCCGCCACGGCAAACACGATCCGGGTGCTCACGATGTACGACGAGCGTGCTCAGGAGGCGTTCGTTCCGATTGCGGTCCAGCGGATCGGTACCAGTGATTCCGCGCCCGTGGACAACTTTTCGAGCGGTGGACTGTGCGCGGAAGTCGATCGAGAGACCGGAACGCTCGGCGCTGGCGCCCAGTACTATAACAGAGACAGCGTCGTCTGGCACGACACGCACCCCGAAACCGGCGCCCGCATCGAGGGAACGAAGATCCCGGGTTGGGACGAGATTCACGCCAGACTGCTCGAGATTGCCAACGAACTCTCGTACATGCCCTACGTCGGGTGGGACATCGTCGTTACGGGTGACGGCGAGTTCAAGATCATCGAGGGGAACAGCCAGACGGGCGTCGCTGCGCTACAGGTCCACCGCCCGCTGCTCGCCGACGAGCGAGCGCGACGGTTTTATCGGCGACACGGCGTCGTTTGA
- a CDS encoding phosphoadenosine phosphosulfate reductase family protein has translation MTDDFPTYVDVDYEDGTNEDPEDYPQIQDKIEKAIEVTRQGLEQYENPAVMWTGGKDSTLVLYFVKEVADRYDLEVPPAIFIDHYQHFEAIHDFVDHWADEWDLEVIYARNEDIGSYVEANDLEPGDDIPVDELSEHNQHHVENILEYEEDTFPFLLDTYAGNHLLKTVALNDALEEHDIDGILSGVRWDEQEARADETFFSPRHDPDIYPPHDRVQPILQFDEAAVWEAFWNFVVPDTVEAFPDDGYVPQGADDLPNDLEPSDTPVSPKYWEGFRSLGSEISTEKTEDDPAWLQDLEGTTERAGRAQDKEDLMERLRDLGYM, from the coding sequence ATGACCGACGATTTCCCCACGTACGTCGACGTCGATTACGAGGACGGAACCAACGAAGACCCCGAAGACTACCCGCAGATTCAGGACAAGATCGAGAAGGCCATCGAGGTCACTCGACAGGGTCTCGAGCAGTACGAGAACCCGGCCGTAATGTGGACCGGTGGCAAGGACTCGACGCTCGTCCTGTACTTCGTCAAGGAGGTCGCGGACCGCTACGACCTCGAGGTACCCCCGGCGATCTTCATCGACCACTACCAGCACTTCGAGGCCATCCACGACTTCGTCGACCACTGGGCCGACGAGTGGGACCTCGAGGTCATCTACGCGCGAAACGAGGACATCGGCAGCTACGTCGAGGCGAACGACCTCGAGCCGGGTGACGACATCCCCGTCGACGAACTGTCCGAGCACAACCAGCACCACGTCGAGAACATCCTCGAGTACGAGGAGGACACGTTCCCGTTCCTGCTCGACACCTACGCCGGGAATCACCTGCTGAAGACGGTCGCGCTCAACGACGCCCTTGAGGAACACGACATCGATGGCATCCTCTCGGGCGTCCGCTGGGACGAACAGGAGGCCCGCGCCGACGAGACGTTCTTCTCGCCCCGCCACGACCCGGACATCTATCCGCCTCACGATCGCGTGCAGCCCATCCTCCAGTTCGACGAGGCGGCCGTCTGGGAGGCGTTCTGGAACTTCGTCGTCCCGGACACCGTCGAGGCGTTCCCGGACGACGGCTACGTCCCGCAGGGCGCCGACGACCTGCCGAACGATCTCGAGCCCAGCGATACCCCCGTCTCGCCGAAGTACTGGGAAGGATTCCGTTCGCTCGGGAGTGAGATCAGCACAGAGAAGACCGAGGACGACCCCGCCTGGCTCCAGGACCTCGAGGGAACGACCGAGCGCGCCGGTCGCGCCCAGGACAAGGAGGACCTGATGGAGCGGTTGCGGGACCTCGGTTACATGTAG
- a CDS encoding cold-shock protein, with the protein MANGKVDFFNDTGGYGFISTDDADDDVFFHMEDVGGPDLEEGTDIEFDIEQAPKGPRATNVVRN; encoded by the coding sequence ATGGCAAACGGAAAGGTTGATTTCTTCAACGACACAGGCGGCTACGGTTTCATTTCGACGGACGACGCGGACGATGACGTTTTCTTCCACATGGAAGACGTCGGCGGCCCGGACCTCGAAGAAGGCACAGACATCGAATTCGATATCGAACAGGCCCCCAAGGGCCCCCGCGCGACGAACGTCGTCCGCAACTAA
- a CDS encoding DUF7333 family protein, translating into MALEFDLVKTVGVFVAIIAVGTVALTMMPGMTTGTILTMVLPSMAIFGAIMLAIGVKHGEYRAAR; encoded by the coding sequence ATGGCACTCGAGTTCGACCTCGTCAAGACCGTCGGTGTGTTCGTCGCGATCATCGCCGTCGGGACCGTAGCCCTCACGATGATGCCGGGCATGACGACCGGAACGATCCTGACGATGGTCCTGCCGTCGATGGCGATCTTCGGCGCGATCATGCTCGCGATCGGCGTCAAACACGGGGAATACCGGGCGGCGCGCTGA
- a CDS encoding PaaI family thioesterase codes for MDIESFFEEMPFADLLGVEVTEAADGHAEGRLEMREELSWNADRLMAHGGVTFTLADTVGGAALVSEVDQPVPTIDMRIDYLSAGTGDLYAEADVVRCGGDVGVVDVEVYSEDDTLIADARGVYKTG; via the coding sequence ATGGACATCGAGTCTTTCTTCGAGGAGATGCCGTTCGCCGACCTGCTGGGCGTCGAGGTCACCGAAGCCGCAGACGGCCACGCCGAAGGCCGCCTCGAGATGCGCGAGGAACTGTCCTGGAACGCCGATCGACTGATGGCCCACGGCGGGGTGACGTTCACCCTGGCGGACACCGTCGGCGGGGCGGCGCTCGTCTCGGAGGTCGACCAGCCAGTACCGACGATCGACATGCGCATCGACTACCTCTCGGCGGGCACGGGGGACCTCTACGCCGAGGCCGACGTCGTCCGCTGTGGCGGGGACGTCGGCGTCGTCGACGTCGAGGTCTACAGCGAAGACGACACGCTGATCGCGGACGCTCGAGGCGTGTACAAGACTGGGTAA
- a CDS encoding YcaO-like family protein — protein MDVHVVGDDPVRAAVVAAFDDVDSVSAVDATPDDLNDARFAVVSDVVGAETFERANAAAREGNTPWVAVEVGGIGGHPLEAVDAAISGFAADTACFSCLEARVESTLEDGSDEKPRANRSAARLAGAIAGRECIRLFSGEEPTIIGQVREVPHARRQLLPVPGCACEPSERDRSLDLGDNESLDLEAAVDRAELAIDERVGIVESIGELESFPAPYYLATVADTTAYSDASAPTQAAGVAVDWNAALMKAVGEGLERYCAGIYRDADFVHASEADLEHAVSPTDLVRPESAPEYDPGEDRRWVEGVDLETGESVHLPAAAVQFPQPGDSLVPSITTGLGLGSSTVDALRSGLTEVVERDATMLAWYSTFEPLALEVDAEVESYETLARRARSEGLETTALLCSQDVDVPVVAVAVHRDLDTPTEEYADPWPHFAVGSAAGFDAGAAAAGALKEALQNWMELRGMGPEEAENASGAIGEYGSFPDRAREFVDVGDAQRVSASSVGPDPVPTGAARLEALLERVTDAGLTPYAARLTTRDVERIGFEAVRVVVPEAQPLFTGEPYFAPRAETVPDDLGFEPRLERAFHPYP, from the coding sequence ATGGACGTACACGTAGTCGGTGACGACCCCGTTCGTGCGGCCGTCGTCGCCGCGTTCGACGACGTGGATTCGGTATCGGCCGTCGACGCGACCCCCGACGATCTGAACGACGCCCGATTCGCCGTCGTGAGCGACGTCGTCGGCGCCGAGACCTTCGAGCGCGCGAACGCGGCCGCTCGCGAGGGGAACACGCCCTGGGTCGCCGTCGAAGTCGGTGGCATCGGGGGTCACCCACTCGAGGCGGTCGACGCCGCGATATCGGGGTTCGCCGCCGACACGGCCTGTTTTTCGTGTCTCGAGGCGCGCGTCGAGTCGACGCTCGAGGACGGTAGCGACGAGAAACCGCGCGCGAACCGGAGCGCGGCCAGGCTCGCGGGGGCCATCGCCGGTCGGGAGTGCATTCGGCTGTTCAGCGGGGAGGAACCGACGATCATCGGGCAGGTTCGCGAGGTTCCCCACGCCAGGCGACAGTTGCTTCCCGTTCCCGGTTGTGCGTGTGAACCGTCGGAACGGGATCGGTCCCTCGACCTTGGGGACAACGAGTCCCTCGACCTCGAGGCAGCCGTCGACCGGGCCGAACTCGCCATCGACGAGCGAGTCGGAATCGTCGAATCGATCGGCGAACTCGAGTCGTTCCCGGCTCCCTACTACCTCGCGACGGTGGCCGACACGACGGCCTACAGCGACGCGAGCGCGCCGACCCAGGCCGCCGGCGTCGCCGTCGACTGGAACGCGGCGTTGATGAAGGCCGTCGGAGAAGGGCTCGAACGCTACTGTGCGGGCATCTACCGTGACGCGGACTTCGTTCACGCCAGCGAGGCTGACCTCGAGCACGCCGTCTCGCCGACCGACCTCGTTCGACCGGAGTCAGCCCCCGAGTACGACCCCGGCGAGGACCGCCGATGGGTCGAAGGTGTCGACCTCGAGACCGGCGAATCCGTCCACCTCCCGGCGGCGGCGGTCCAGTTTCCCCAGCCCGGCGACTCGCTGGTGCCGTCGATCACGACCGGACTCGGCCTCGGCTCGTCGACGGTCGACGCGCTCCGCTCCGGGTTGACGGAGGTCGTCGAACGCGACGCCACGATGCTCGCGTGGTACTCCACGTTCGAACCGCTGGCCCTCGAGGTCGATGCTGAGGTCGAGTCCTACGAGACGCTCGCCAGGCGAGCGCGGAGTGAGGGACTCGAGACGACCGCGCTCCTGTGCTCCCAGGACGTGGACGTCCCCGTGGTCGCCGTTGCTGTCCACCGTGACTTGGATACTCCTACCGAGGAGTACGCGGACCCGTGGCCCCACTTCGCCGTCGGCTCGGCCGCCGGATTCGACGCCGGTGCCGCGGCGGCGGGCGCGCTCAAGGAGGCCCTCCAAAACTGGATGGAACTTCGAGGGATGGGACCGGAGGAGGCCGAGAACGCGAGCGGTGCCATCGGCGAATACGGATCGTTTCCCGACCGGGCCAGGGAGTTCGTCGACGTGGGCGACGCCCAGCGAGTCTCGGCTTCGTCCGTCGGTCCGGACCCCGTGCCGACTGGCGCGGCGAGACTCGAGGCACTCCTCGAACGCGTGACCGATGCTGGGCTGACGCCGTACGCCGCCCGACTCACGACGCGAGACGTCGAGCGAATCGGGTTCGAGGCCGTGCGAGTCGTCGTTCCCGAAGCCCAGCCGCTGTTCACGGGCGAGCCGTACTTCGCGCCTCGAGCCGAGACGGTCCCCGACGATCTTGGGTTCGAGCCGCGGCTCGAACGGGCGTTCCACCCCTATCCGTAG